In Pseudochaenichthys georgianus unplaced genomic scaffold, fPseGeo1.2 scaffold_531_arrow_ctg1, whole genome shotgun sequence, one DNA window encodes the following:
- the LOC117443069 gene encoding low affinity immunoglobulin gamma Fc region receptor II-like, with amino-acid sequence MMSQPVSMQLTALCTVLATLRVLPNRSQFFQYESVSFRCEGNSSEWKVKRNISRNTNEECLNDSDKHNLYHCVIGDLYSFDSGVYWCESEAGRCSNSVSITVSAGSVILESPLLPVMEGESVTLICRNQTSTLSADFYKDGRLTRSSSSGNITIRRVSKSDEGLYKCIISDGGQSPDSWLAVRAAERQESPAPPPVLVVLPVCGVCLALGSLMLLGLWRNRKGEDEADVDYTNVTVTQEGLPIRIRDADTASTYSTVRT; translated from the exons ATGATGAGTCAGCCAGTCAGCATGCAGCTCACCGCACTGTGCACGGTGCTCG CCACTCTGAGAGTCCTGCCCAACAGGTCCCAGTTCTTTCAGTACGAGTCTGTCTCTTTTCGCTGTGAGGGAAACTCCTCTGAGTGGAAAGTGAAGAGGAACATATCCAGAAACACAAATGAAGAGTGTTTGAATGACTCAGACAAACACAATCTCTACCACTGTGTTATTGGGGACCTTTACAGCTTTGACTCTGGGGTGTACTGGTGTGAGTCTGAGGCAGGAAGGTGCAGCAACAGCGTCAGCATCACTGTGTCCg CTGGCTCTGTGATCCTGGAGAGCCCTCTCCTCCCTGTGATGGAGGGAGAATCTGTGACCCTGATCTGCAGAAACCAGACCTCGACCCTGTCAGCTGACTTCTATAAAGATGGCCGCCTCACCAGGAGCAGCTCTTCAGGAAACATCACCATCCGCAGGGTTTCTAAATCTGATGAAGGACTCTACAAGTGTATCATCTCTGACGGTGGACAATCACCAGACAGCTGGCTGGCGGTCAGAG CAGCAGAGCGTCAGGAGtcgcctgcccccccccctgttcTGGTTGTACTTCCTGTGTGTGGCGTGTGCCTCGCGCTGGGCTCTCTGATGCTGCTTGGCCTCTGGAGGAACCGCAAAG GTGAAGATGAAGCAGATGTTGATTACACCAATGTCACCGTCACACAGGAAGGGCTGCCAATCAGGATCAGAG ACGCTGACACGGCATCCACCTACTCCACAGTGAGAACCTGA
- the LOC117443075 gene encoding cell adhesion molecule CEACAM20-like — protein MQLTALCTVLATLRVLPNRSQFFQYESVSFRCEGNSSEWKVKRNTSRDTNEECLNDSDRQNLYHCVIGDLYSFDSGVYWCESEAGRCSNSVSITVSAGSVILESPLLPVMEGEPVTLICRNQTSTLSADFYKDGRLTRSSSSGNITIRRVSKSDEGLYKCIISDGGESPDSWLAVRAAERQESPAPPPPLFWLYFLCVACASRWAL, from the exons ATGCAGCTCACCGCACTGTGCACGGTGCTCG CCACTCTGAGAGTCCTGCCCAACAGGTCCCAGTTCTTTCAGTACGAGTCTGTCTCTTTTCGCTGTGAGGGAAACTCTTCTGAGTGGAAAGTGAAGAGGAACACATCCAGAGACACAAATGAAGAGTGTTTGAATGACTCAGACAGACAAAATCTCTACCACTGTGTTATTGGGGACCTTTACAGCTTTGACTCTGGGGTGTACTGGTGTGAGTCTGAGGCAGGAAGGTGCAGCAACAGCGTCAGCATCACTGTGTCCg CTGGCTCTGTGATCCTGGAGAGCCCTCTCCTCCCTGTGATGGAGGGAGAACCTGTGACCCTGATCTGCAGAAACCAGACCTCAACCCTGTCAGCTGACTTCTATAAAGATGGCCGCCTCACCAGGAGCAGCTCTTCAGGAAACATCACCATCCGCAGGGTTTCTAAATCTGATGAAGGACTCTACAAGTGTATCATCTCTGACGGTGGAGAATCACCAGACAGCTGGCTGGCGGTCAGAG CAGCAGAGCGTCAGGAGtcgcctgccccccccccccccctgttctGGTTGTACTTCCTGTGTGTGGCGTGTGCCTCGCGCTGGGCTCTCTGA